In the genome of Spirochaeta cellobiosiphila DSM 17781, one region contains:
- the pbpC gene encoding penicillin-binding protein 1C — MIDFRKIKDRIVRYPVFWFLSFSLLVFYFILPRPLFKDDYSTVLLDKNDQLLSAQLAKDGQWRFPPVKKLPYKYKTALLNFEDHHFYYHPGIDPMAVVRATIQNIQEGSVVSGASTITMQVARLSYGNQKRTILQKIKEMFIALRIECSYSKDEILILFASHAPYGGNIVGLDTAAWRYFNRSADNLSWAESALLAVLPNSPSLLHLGKNRSFLKDKRDRLLQNLYKNRYINEETLNLSIIEPLPQKPHEIAQEGYHLMMTHNKHHQNSKSLISTTIDLNLQRKIGDVLIRHYNKWEGNGIHNMAALIIDVPTGKVLAYEGNLPINFNGGSAKHVDIIQARRSTGSLLKPFLYASMLDDGMILPDSLIADIPTFMGGYRPENYNQDYMGAVKASVALASSLNVPTARMLRDYGIDRFYNQLKRFGMTTLDRPVDSYGITLILGGAESTLWNLTSLYASLGRSVLRENRDTEYTFFSPHYIKGEQSTNVHKAPVSKGVISLTLDTLLSVNRPNEEGAWQEFSSGRAVSWKTGTSYGYRDAWAIGITPQYAVGVWVGNANGEGRPKLTGSLAAAPLLFDIFSYLPVTNSFEPNHTGLVQSEVCVQSGYLPGPYCDDTIMRWIPEKGLSSQVCPFHKELHLDSNEEYQVTTEIMDVDDIVTKHWFVLPPTMAWYYQKRNFDYIPPPPFKEGISQNQSLSILSPSTNSQIYLPIDFNGQSQSMIMEAHTAIPHSTLYWHLDDQLIGITTDSHKLEYKPNTGQHKLTVLDKWGNENSIRFEVLSK, encoded by the coding sequence ATGATTGATTTTCGCAAAATAAAAGACCGGATAGTTCGCTATCCGGTTTTTTGGTTTCTATCATTTTCACTCCTGGTATTTTATTTTATTCTGCCTCGTCCTCTTTTTAAGGATGATTACTCGACAGTTCTCTTAGATAAGAATGATCAATTACTATCTGCTCAGCTGGCGAAGGATGGGCAATGGCGTTTTCCCCCAGTAAAAAAACTACCCTACAAATACAAAACGGCCTTATTAAATTTTGAAGATCATCATTTTTATTACCATCCTGGAATAGATCCAATGGCTGTGGTAAGAGCTACTATCCAGAACATACAAGAAGGTTCAGTCGTATCCGGAGCTAGTACGATAACCATGCAAGTAGCCCGTCTGAGCTACGGTAATCAAAAAAGAACTATTCTGCAAAAAATTAAAGAGATGTTCATTGCTCTTCGCATCGAATGTTCCTATTCAAAAGATGAAATACTCATACTTTTTGCCTCTCATGCTCCCTATGGTGGTAATATTGTAGGTCTTGATACAGCAGCCTGGCGTTATTTTAACAGATCAGCAGATAATTTAAGTTGGGCAGAAAGTGCCCTATTAGCTGTTCTACCCAATAGCCCATCCTTACTTCATCTTGGGAAAAATAGAAGTTTTCTAAAGGACAAAAGAGATCGGCTATTACAAAACTTATACAAAAACAGGTACATCAACGAAGAGACTTTAAACTTAAGTATCATTGAGCCCTTACCACAAAAACCCCATGAAATAGCCCAAGAGGGATATCATCTGATGATGACCCATAATAAACATCATCAAAACAGTAAAAGCCTAATTTCAACAACAATTGATCTTAACCTCCAAAGAAAAATCGGTGATGTTCTCATTAGGCATTACAACAAATGGGAAGGTAATGGTATTCACAACATGGCAGCATTGATAATCGATGTCCCTACAGGAAAAGTATTAGCTTATGAAGGAAACTTACCTATCAATTTTAATGGGGGCAGTGCTAAACATGTAGATATTATCCAAGCAAGACGAAGCACGGGAAGTCTGCTCAAGCCGTTCCTTTACGCAAGTATGTTAGATGATGGGATGATCTTACCTGATTCTCTTATAGCGGATATACCGACTTTCATGGGTGGGTATAGACCTGAAAACTACAACCAAGATTACATGGGTGCTGTTAAAGCAAGTGTAGCCCTCGCCAGCTCTCTTAATGTACCTACTGCAAGAATGCTTCGTGACTATGGGATTGATCGCTTTTATAACCAATTAAAACGCTTTGGGATGACAACTCTAGATCGTCCTGTTGATAGCTATGGCATTACTCTCATATTGGGAGGAGCAGAATCCACTCTATGGAACTTAACAAGTCTTTATGCTTCTCTGGGACGAAGTGTCCTCAGAGAGAATAGGGATACAGAATATACTTTTTTTTCACCACATTATATTAAGGGAGAACAGTCAACTAATGTTCATAAAGCACCTGTCTCCAAAGGTGTTATCAGTTTAACTCTCGATACCTTACTTTCTGTGAATAGACCGAATGAAGAAGGAGCCTGGCAGGAGTTTTCTTCAGGAAGAGCCGTATCATGGAAAACAGGAACAAGCTATGGTTATAGAGATGCATGGGCTATTGGAATCACACCTCAATATGCAGTAGGTGTATGGGTAGGGAATGCAAATGGAGAAGGTCGACCTAAATTAACAGGAAGTTTAGCGGCAGCTCCCTTATTATTCGATATTTTCTCTTATTTACCTGTAACAAACTCTTTCGAACCCAACCACACAGGTTTAGTTCAATCGGAAGTATGTGTTCAAAGTGGCTACCTTCCAGGTCCTTACTGTGATGATACAATAATGAGATGGATACCCGAAAAAGGATTAAGTTCTCAAGTATGTCCTTTTCACAAAGAGTTGCATTTAGACAGTAATGAAGAATATCAAGTGACAACAGAGATTATGGATGTAGATGACATTGTTACAAAACATTGGTTTGTTCTACCTCCCACTATGGCCTGGTATTACCAAAAAAGGAATTTTGACTATATTCCACCGCCCCCTTTCAAAGAAGGCATATCCCAAAATCAATCCTTGTCCATTTTGAGTCCCAGTACTAATTCCCAAATATATCTGCCTATTGATTTCAATGGACAGAGTCAAAGTATGATTATGGAAGCTCATACGGCTATTCCCCATAGCACTTTATATTGGCATCTAGATGATCAACTTATTGGTATAACAACTGATTCTCATAAATTAGAATACAAACCTAATACAGGGCAGCATAAGCTAACTGTCCTAGACAAATGGGGAAATGAAAACTCAATCAGGTTTGAAGTTCTATCAAAATAA
- the gpmI gene encoding 2,3-bisphosphoglycerate-independent phosphoglycerate mutase, whose amino-acid sequence MVEPLGKKSQVKTRKGPVVLVIMDGVGYGKVPEGDAVARAYTPNLDRYTAEHPHTKLKAHGTAVGLPSDGDMGNSEVGHNAIGCGRVFAQGAKLVSSSIETGAMFEGATWNKLMNNAKTTKGAVHFIGLFSDGNVHSHIDHLKAMITKAKEAGVSQVRVHALLDGRDVGETTALEYVLPFEEFLASLTDSTFDAQIASGGGRMNITMDRYNANWPMVEKGWETHVLGEGRTFATTKEAIETLRKETEAIDQDLPPFVIAKDGKPVGTIEDGDSVIYFNFRGDRALEITAAFEEDEFSHFDRKRRPKVEYAGMMEYDGDLHIPAQYLVSPPSIDRTMGEYLASTGVKQFAISETQKYGHVTYFFNGNRSGKFKEDIETYEEIPSDIIPFEQRPWMKAAEITDRLIDVVDEGKYDFIRVNFPNGDMVGHTGSMAAVICSMEALDISLGRLEKAVKKAGGVMILTADHGNADDMYEVNKKTKAVTIKEDGNPKAKTSHSLNPVPCLIVDHGYQGDYKKELKSDLGIASLAATCIELLGYEAPADYEPSVLVW is encoded by the coding sequence ATGGTTGAACCTTTAGGTAAGAAGAGTCAAGTCAAAACTCGAAAAGGACCTGTTGTCCTTGTTATCATGGATGGAGTTGGCTACGGTAAAGTCCCCGAAGGTGACGCTGTTGCTAGAGCCTATACACCCAATTTAGATCGCTACACTGCTGAACATCCCCATACGAAGTTAAAAGCACATGGGACAGCAGTTGGTTTACCTTCAGATGGAGATATGGGCAATAGTGAAGTTGGTCACAATGCAATCGGATGTGGAAGGGTCTTTGCTCAAGGAGCGAAACTAGTCTCAAGTAGTATTGAGACAGGTGCCATGTTCGAAGGGGCAACTTGGAACAAGTTGATGAACAATGCCAAAACAACAAAAGGGGCTGTTCATTTTATTGGATTATTCTCAGATGGTAATGTACATAGTCACATAGACCATCTCAAAGCAATGATTACAAAAGCAAAAGAAGCAGGCGTTAGCCAGGTTCGTGTTCATGCCCTATTAGACGGACGTGATGTAGGGGAAACAACAGCTCTTGAATATGTCCTACCCTTTGAGGAGTTTTTAGCGTCCCTCACTGATTCTACCTTTGATGCTCAGATAGCTTCTGGTGGTGGACGAATGAACATCACTATGGACAGATATAATGCCAATTGGCCTATGGTGGAGAAAGGATGGGAGACCCATGTCTTAGGTGAGGGAAGAACTTTTGCTACTACCAAGGAAGCAATAGAGACTTTGCGTAAAGAAACAGAAGCTATTGATCAAGACTTACCACCTTTTGTTATTGCAAAAGACGGAAAACCAGTCGGAACCATCGAAGATGGAGATTCTGTTATCTATTTTAATTTCCGAGGGGATAGAGCCCTGGAAATCACTGCAGCTTTTGAAGAAGATGAGTTCTCTCATTTTGATCGAAAAAGACGTCCTAAAGTGGAATATGCGGGAATGATGGAATACGATGGAGATTTACATATACCTGCACAATATCTGGTATCCCCCCCAAGTATAGATAGAACTATGGGTGAATATTTGGCCTCCACTGGGGTTAAGCAATTTGCTATCAGCGAAACGCAGAAATATGGTCATGTGACTTATTTCTTTAACGGAAACCGTTCTGGAAAATTCAAGGAAGATATTGAGACTTATGAAGAGATTCCTTCCGATATTATTCCTTTTGAACAAAGACCCTGGATGAAGGCTGCAGAAATCACAGATCGATTGATTGACGTTGTCGATGAAGGTAAATATGATTTTATCAGAGTGAATTTTCCTAACGGAGATATGGTTGGTCACACAGGAAGTATGGCAGCAGTTATCTGTAGTATGGAAGCTTTGGACATTAGCCTTGGAAGACTAGAGAAAGCGGTTAAAAAAGCTGGGGGAGTTATGATATTAACAGCAGATCATGGAAATGCTGATGATATGTATGAAGTCAATAAAAAGACAAAAGCCGTTACCATAAAGGAAGATGGAAATCCCAAAGCCAAAACCAGCCATTCTCTCAATCCAGTACCTTGCCTTATTGTTGATCATGGTTACCAAGGTGATTATAAGAAGGAACTCAAATCTGACTTGGGTATCGCTAGTTTGGCAGCTACTTGTATTGAACTTCTAGGTTATGAAGCACCAGCTGATTATGAACCTAGTGTATTGGTATGGTAA
- a CDS encoding SH3 domain-containing protein has product MKRIGLVLLLPLIFLSCNKSEQQSGETGTTVTVADTNQGSSWESYNSIWNLKTYKLTDKATNTFKKSSVSLGYGEAITVYSEIISNASIAGGTSNDMEFQRIDTTTDTDIWVPTNNIFPQAKLGMISSDDTVLYTKPAMSEPSSRIIPFGTLVSIDSSTAPIKDGTKTFIKVLGWDEVSATKGFFSGYLDEKTVSTEKNDIESLKMLFKANHTTNETVKTELLEGALTFNSSVLKGQIQTALNELKNKTDDTAPVSGNDRSSEPFAAFGSINDDNVNVRSTPDETLDNVISVTSNGTSITITERTKSQFTIGGDTDYWYKADELNGWVFGTFVTIE; this is encoded by the coding sequence ATGAAAAGAATAGGATTAGTCCTTTTATTACCATTGATTTTTCTAAGTTGTAATAAAAGTGAACAGCAAAGTGGAGAGACAGGAACTACAGTTACCGTGGCCGATACAAATCAAGGTAGTTCTTGGGAATCATATAATAGCATTTGGAACTTAAAAACTTACAAGTTAACAGACAAAGCGACAAATACCTTCAAAAAATCCAGTGTCAGTTTAGGGTATGGTGAAGCTATTACTGTTTACTCAGAAATAATCAGTAATGCAAGTATAGCTGGAGGAACATCCAATGATATGGAATTTCAGAGGATAGATACAACTACTGATACAGATATTTGGGTTCCAACAAATAACATATTTCCACAGGCAAAATTAGGTATGATTTCAAGTGACGATACTGTTTTATATACAAAACCTGCAATGAGTGAACCATCTTCTAGAATTATTCCCTTTGGAACCTTAGTATCTATAGATAGTTCTACTGCCCCCATCAAAGATGGAACGAAGACTTTCATCAAAGTATTAGGTTGGGATGAAGTCTCTGCAACAAAAGGCTTCTTCAGTGGTTATCTTGATGAAAAGACAGTATCAACTGAAAAAAATGATATTGAAAGTTTGAAGATGTTATTCAAGGCCAACCATACTACCAATGAAACTGTTAAAACAGAATTGCTAGAAGGAGCTTTGACATTCAATTCCTCAGTGCTAAAAGGACAAATCCAAACAGCTCTGAACGAATTGAAAAACAAAACTGATGATACCGCACCAGTTTCTGGAAATGATAGATCTTCAGAACCTTTTGCAGCATTTGGATCGATAAATGATGATAATGTTAATGTAAGATCTACTCCAGACGAAACATTGGATAACGTTATCTCTGTAACATCCAATGGAACAAGTATCACTATTACTGAAAGAACAAAGAGCCAATTCACCATTGGTGGTGATACAGACTATTGGTATAAAGCCGATGAATTAAACGGTTGGGTCTTTGGTACGTTTGTAACGATCGAATAG
- the add gene encoding adenosine deaminase translates to MIDNRVEERDKERLMDFLSRVSKTEIHIHAEMTVRPETYLELNKKYQLESAMNTVDDFAQYLKISSLSEMIQHFFHLQTFFKEPEDFKLMARDVLHYAKSNQIFYMEVFVSPSKALQNGIDFNQMMQALETEFEIIEQEAGVRILMLLDVSRSFGPENANNNLELLIGYNKKISSCHRCIGIGLGGAEEGNPARDYKKVFQKARRAGLHVVSHAGEEVESESIWEAIKDLKSERIGHGTSAIKDEKLMEYLKKKQIPLEICPTSNVITGKYVKEMGSHPIKKFFRSELMVTINTDDPLLFDVQLNDEYYNLYKHLNLSVKDIAILIENNLKATFLKKREKDILLQRMKEQVKNASLTVWGRTL, encoded by the coding sequence ATGATAGATAATAGGGTTGAAGAACGGGATAAAGAAAGACTAATGGACTTCCTATCTCGTGTATCCAAGACAGAAATCCATATTCACGCAGAGATGACAGTTCGTCCCGAAACATATCTTGAGTTGAATAAGAAATACCAATTGGAATCTGCTATGAATACGGTGGATGACTTTGCGCAATACTTAAAGATATCAAGTCTTTCTGAGATGATTCAACACTTCTTTCATCTTCAGACTTTTTTTAAAGAACCAGAAGATTTTAAACTTATGGCTAGGGATGTCCTTCATTATGCCAAGAGTAATCAAATATTCTATATGGAAGTTTTTGTCAGTCCCTCTAAGGCTTTGCAAAATGGCATAGACTTTAATCAGATGATGCAAGCCTTGGAAACTGAATTTGAAATAATTGAACAAGAAGCGGGTGTTCGGATACTGATGCTTCTTGATGTGAGTCGTTCCTTTGGTCCTGAAAATGCCAATAATAACCTGGAGCTTCTCATTGGATATAACAAGAAGATATCTTCTTGTCATCGTTGTATTGGAATTGGCTTAGGTGGCGCTGAAGAAGGAAACCCCGCGCGGGACTATAAGAAAGTATTTCAGAAGGCACGAAGAGCCGGTTTACATGTTGTGTCACATGCAGGTGAAGAAGTAGAGTCTGAATCTATTTGGGAAGCTATTAAAGATCTAAAATCAGAAAGAATTGGTCATGGTACCAGTGCCATTAAAGATGAGAAATTAATGGAGTATCTCAAAAAGAAACAAATTCCCTTAGAGATCTGCCCAACAAGTAATGTTATCACTGGCAAATATGTGAAAGAAATGGGCTCTCATCCTATTAAAAAGTTCTTTCGATCAGAGTTGATGGTGACAATAAATACAGATGATCCCTTGTTGTTTGATGTCCAATTGAATGATGAATACTACAATTTGTATAAACATCTTAACTTGAGTGTAAAAGACATCGCTATTTTGATTGAAAACAATCTTAAGGCAACCTTTCTCAAGAAAAGGGAGAAAGACATCCTCCTCCAAAGAATGAAAGAGCAAGTTAAAAATGCTAGTCTTACTGTATGGGGAAGGACTCTTTAG